One segment of Setaria viridis chromosome 4, Setaria_viridis_v4.0, whole genome shotgun sequence DNA contains the following:
- the LOC117852410 gene encoding trafficking protein particle complex II-specific subunit 130 homolog, translating into MANYLAQFQTIKSSCDRIVIAVEDVSDLWLNVKESFEQRVPVKKACLNNKARNPVFVDNLPAEFIQTTDSRLRSRFPQEQYLFWFREPYATVVLVTCEDLDEFKTILKPRLKLIVQNDEREWFIVFVSKAHPSNDQATKMAKKVYARLEADFNTKKRERCCKFDLHGPDAEFWDDFDSKMVDCIRNTLDRRVQFYEEEIRRLSEQRFTPIWNFCNFFILKESLAFMFEMSNLHEDSLREYDELELCYSESVTSPGKHREFGGLDTGDDQAALLNPGFKALTQIVQDDVFREFEFRQYIFACQAKLLFKLSRPIEVAARGHAFVVGFSKTLALHENSLPFCFREVWVITACLGLIKSTTSHYDGGAVSVDSEKEFYRLQGDLYSLCRIKFMRLAYLIGYGVEIEKSPVNSASLSMLPWPKPATWPSIPPDSSAEVMEKEKMVLQAKSREKLFNIHRKPLPLEPSLLLREANRRRAFLSVGNLSELYDSADGSGLDANSKLSPNRSASNFMARTMSGPATSETSLPVDRPMRLSEIHVAAEHALKQTISDPDFMTSLSSVEEFEKRYMELTKGAADNYHRSWWKRHGVVLDGEIAALFFKHGNYDLAVKSYEKVCAIYSAEGWEELLADVLPDLAECQKILNDEAGYLASCVKLLSVDSTLFSSKERQAFQSEVVRLAHSEMKHLVPLDVSSLITFAGNAGPPLELCDGDPGTLSVAVWSGFPDDITLESLSLRLSASSSADEGIKAIKSSDSHVLKPGRNTISFDIPPQKPGYYVLGALTGHIGKLSFRSHGFSQDGPVETDEFMSFEKPTRPVLKVRKPRALVDITPAVSSALLMNELQWIGLIVKPIDYSLKGGILHIDAGAELKIEESQMIEIENYRGDMEHASSANSSAEAGRVEKIPIENGKIKLPDWASDVTTLVWFPVRAIDDTIARGESPASPQKQSIVDGMRMIALKLEFGVFHNQVFERTIAVHFTNPFHVSTRVIDKCNDGTLLLQVILRSEVKATLHVKDVQLDLQSGFEHLGKGDGRPASSLFPLVIAPSSRAGILFIIRLSGTKVLDEGENVDSMLNIKYGISGDRTTGAHSPVPVQPGDSEELLFKIALRLKRPVLDPCLAVGFLPFSTDCLRVGQLVNMRWRVERLKNPEDASISGDEILYQVDANPQNWMVAGRKCGHVSLSNEQGSRMEITVTCIPLVSGYVHPPQLGLPEVGEVNISCNPAGPHLVCVLPPALSTSYCIPAA; encoded by the exons atggcgaacTACCTCGCGCAGTTCCAGACCATCAAGTCCTCCTGCGACCGCATCGTCATCGCCG TTGAGGATGTAAGCGACTTGTGGCTCAATGTCAAGGAAAGTTTTGAGCAGAGAGTGCCAGTGAAAAAGGCCTGTCTCAACAACAAGGCGAGGAATCCTGTTTTTGTTGATAATCTACCAGCTGAGTTTATACAAACAACTGATTCAAGGTTGCGGAGTCGATTTCCACAAGAACAATACTTGTTCTGGTTCCGGGAACCATATGCTACTGTTGTTCTTGTCACTTGTGAG GATCTTGATGAATTCAAGACCATTCTTAAGCCTCGCCTCAAATTAATTGTGCAAAATGATGAACGTGAATGGTTTATTGTGTTTGTGTCCAAGGCCCATCCTAGCAATGATCAAGCAACTAAGATGGCAAAGAAAGTCTATGCTAGGCTTGAGGCTGATTTCAATACCAAAAAGAGAGAAAG ATGCTGCAAATTTGATCTCCATGGACCCGATGCAGAATTCTGGGATGATTTTGACTCTAAAATGGTGGACTGCATCAGAAACACATTAGATAGGCGGGTGCAATTTTATGAAGAGGAAATCCGGAGGTTAAGTGAGCAACGGTTTACTCCGATATGGAACTTCTGCAACTTCTTCATTCTGAAG GAAAGCTTGGCGTTCATGTTTGAGATGAGTAATCTCCATGAAGATTCACTCCGTGAATATGATGAGCTTGAACTATGCTACTCAGAATCAg TGACCTCTCCAGGGAAACATCGAGAATTTGGAGGATTAGATACTGGTGATGATCAGGCTGCACTGCTAAATCCAGGATTCAAAGCACTAACCCAAATTGTTCAGGATGATGTATTCAGAGAATTTGAGTTTAGACAGTACATATTTGCTTGCCAGGCTAAG CTATTGTTTAAATTGTCTCGTCCAATTGAGGTTGCTGCCAGAGGACATGCTTTTGTTGTTGGCTTTTCCAAGACACTTGCCTTGCATGAA AACTCTCTTCCATTTTGCTTCCGTGAAGTATGGGTGATAACTGCATGTTTGGGTTTGATAAAGTCTACAACTTCGCATTATGATGGTGGAGCTGTTTCTGTGGACTCAGAGAAAGAATTCTATCGTCTTCAGGGTGACCTTTATTCTCTCTGCCGTATTAAG TTTATGAGGCTTGCTTACTTGATTGGCTATGGGGTTGAGATAGAAAAGAGTCCAGTCAACAG TGCATCTTTAAGCATGCTACCTTGGCCAAAGCCAGCTACATGGCCTTCAATTCCACCTGACTCATCAGCAGAAGTAATGGAAAAGGAGAAG ATGGTTCTTCAAgcaaaatcaagagaaaagctCTTCAACATTCACAGGAAACCTCTGCCATTAGAACCTTCTTTACTTCTACGTGAGGCTAATAGGCGCAGAGCTTTTCTTTCTGTTGGAAATCTGTCTGAGTTATATGACTCAGCTGATGG TTCAGGTTTAGATGCAAATTCAAAACTTTCTCCCAACAGATCTGCTTCTAACTTCATGGCAAGAACAATGTCAGGTCCAGCAACGTCGGAAACTTCTCTGCCAGTTGATCGACCCATGAGGTTGTCGGAAATTCATGTTGCTGCTGAACATGCTCTGAAACAGACGATATCAGATCCTGATTTTATGACATCACTTTCATCAGTAGAAGAATTTGAG AAAAGATATATGGAGCTTACCAAAGGTGCAGCTGACAATTATCACCGCTCTTGGTGGAAAAGACATGGAGTTGTGCTTGATGGAGAGATTGCAGCTCTGTTCTTTAAACATGGAAATTATGACCTGGCTGTGAAATCCTATGAGAAAGTTTGTGCTATCTATTCTGCAGAAGGCTGGGAAGAGCTGTTGGCAGATGTTCTTCCTGATCTTGCAGAATGCCAGAAGATTCTTAATGATGAAGCTGGTTATTTGGCATCCTGTGTAAAGTTACTTTCTGTGGACAGCACCTTGTTTTCATCTAAAGAGAGGCAAGCTTTTCAGTCAGAAGTCGTTCGACTTGCTCACAGTGAAATGAAGCATCTTGTGCCACTTGATGTCTCATCACTAATTACATTTGCTGGAAATGCTGGTCCACCTCTAGAATTATGTGATGGAGATCCTGGTACACTATCTGTAGCAGTTTGGAGTGGCTTCCCAGATGACATCACACTGGAGTCTCTCAGTTTAAGATTGTCGGCTTCATCGAGTGCAGATGAAGGTATCAAG GCAATAAAGAGTTCAGATTCTCATGTTCTCAAACCAGGTAGAAATACCATCTCTTTTGACATTCCTCCTCAAAAGCCTGGTTACTATGTATTGGGTGCTCTTACTGGACACATTGGCAAGCTGTCATTCAGGTCACATGGATTTTCTCAAGATGGTCCAGTGGAAACTGATGAGTTCATGAGCTTTGAGAAGCCAACAAGACCTGTTTTGAAG GTGAGAAAACCAAGGGCTTTAGTTGATATTACTCCTGCTGTGTCCTCTGCATTGCTCATGAATGAGCTCCAATGGATTGGATTAATCGTCAAGCCAATAGATTATTCTTTAAAAGGTGGCATATTGCATATAGATGCTGGTGCTGAACTGAAAATAGAGGAGTCTCAGATGATTGAAATTGAAAATTACAGAGGTGATATGGAGCATGCTAGTTCTGCTAATAGCTCTGCTGAAGCCGGAAGGGTTGAAAAGATCCCAATTGAAAATGGGAAGATAAAACTTCCAGATTGGGCTAGTGATGTGACTACTCTTGTTTGGTTTCCTGTTCGTGCTATTGATGATACTATTGCCAGAGGAGAATCCCCAG CATCTCCTCAGAAGCAGAGCATAGTTGATGGGATGAGAATGATTGCTCTCAAGCTTGAATTTGGAGTTTTCCAtaatcaagtatttgaaag GACCATTGCAGTACATTTCACTAACCCATTCCATGTAAGCACACGTGTCATAGACAAGTGCAATGATGGAACCCTACTTCTACAG GTGATACTGCGTTCTGAAGTGAAGGCCACTCTACATGTAAAGGATGTACAGTTAGATCTTCAATCTGGATTTGAGCACTTGGGCAAGGGAGATGGCCGACCAGCGTCAAGTTTATTCCCTCTGGTTATTGCTCCTTCTTCCAGGGCTGGAATTCTATTCATAATACGGTTAAGTGGCACAAAAG TTCTGGATGAGGGTGAAAATGTAGACAGCATGCTGAATATCAAGTATGGAATATCTGGTGACAGAACAACTGGAGCACATTCTCCAGTTCCTGTCCAACCTGGTGATTCTGAAGAGCTCCTGTTTAAGATTGCTCTCAGACTGAAGCGACCTGTCCTGGATCCATGTCTAGCAGTTGGATTCCTTCCATTTTCTACCGATTGCCTCAGGGTTGGGCAGTTAGTTAATATGAGATGGAGAGTTGAAAGGCTGAAAAACCCGGAGGATGCATCCATATCTGGC GACGAAATACTTTATCAGGTTGACGCAAACCCGCAGAACTGGATGGTGGCCGGGAGGAAATGTGGTCATGTATCCTTGTCAAACGAGCAAG GATCGAGGATGGAAATAACGGTGACATGCATCCCGCTGGTGTCCGGGTACGTCCACCCACCGCAGCTGGGCCTGCCGGAGGTGGGCGAGGTGAACATCAGCTGCAACCCGGCAGGACCCCACCTGGTGTGCGTCCTCCCTCCGGCCCTCAGCACCTCCTACTGTATACCGGCGGCGTGA
- the LOC117854239 gene encoding protein TIC 22, chloroplastic: MGLREPRKGLGSTASSPRPALLVDAADQHDVSQARTPRHHRIPLSPTQHATHPMPPPDSASTRSSLPLAATLMTDPTPSPTSAAPPPNPLAAASSFFHHHLSRLASHLTAPRPALAAAAATRAPGPQGASLSLALAPDEVARALTGTPVFTVCNSNNEFVLVSDPATGLRSLGLLCFRSEDANALLSHVRTRQPVLGRGAKVVPITLDQVYMLKAEGIAFRFLPDPLQIKNALELKSGLTAFDGVPVFQSDLLVVKKQKKRYCPIYFQKEDIERELTKASKSSRGSALSKQIMVGSLEDVLRKMEINDRNSGWDDLIFIPPGKSLNQHINEVSA, from the exons ATGGGCCTCCGCGAGCCCCGGAAGGGGCTCGGCTCAACCGCATCCTCCCCGCGCCCGGCGCtcctcgtcgacgccgccgaccAACACGACGTTTCGCAGGCTCGCACCCCACGCCACCACCGAATCCCCCTCTCGCCGACGCAGCACGCGACCCACCCGATGCCGCCGCCCGACTCCGCCTCCACGCGCTCCTCCCTCCCGCTCGCCGCTACCCTGATGACCGACCCGACCCCCTCCCCaacctccgccgcgccgcctcccaaCCCCCTCGCCGCGGCATCCTCCTtcttccaccaccacctctcccGCCTGGCCTCCCACCTCACCGCCCCGCGCCCggccctcgccgcggcggcggcgacccgcgCGCCGGGACCCCAGGGCGCGTCGCTCTCCCTCGCGCTCGCGCCTGATGAGGTCGCGCGCGCGCTCACCGGCACGCCCGTCTTCACGGTCTGCAACTCCAACAACGAGTTCGTGCTCGTTTCCGACCCCGCCACCGGCCTCCGCTCCCTCGGCCTGCTCTGCTTCCGTTCCGAGGATGCCAACGCCCTTCTCTCACAT GTGAGGACGCGGCAACCGGTGTTAGGGAGGGGAGCGAAAGTAGTGCCTATTACACTTGATCAG GTTTATATGTTGAAGGCTGAAGGTATCGCATTCCGGTTCTTACCTGACCCgcttcaaataaaaaatgcaCTGGAG ctgaAATCAGGCTTAACTGCTTTTGATGGTGTTCCTGTTTTTCAG TCAGATCTGCTGGTTGTGAAAAAGCAGAAGAAGCGCTACTGTCCAATATATTTTCAAAAG GAAGACATAGAAAGGGAACTTACAAAGGCGTCTAAATCTTCAAGAGGGTCAGCCTTGTCTAAGCAAATTATG gttgggagtttggaggatGTCCTGAGGAAAATGGAG ATAAATGATAGAAATTCGGGTTGGGATGATTTGATCTTCATTCCCCCTGGGAAGAGCCTCAACCAACATATCAATGAAGTATCAGCGTGA